DNA from Brassica napus cultivar Da-Ae chromosome C4, Da-Ae, whole genome shotgun sequence:
CCAATCTTAGCGTATTTTCTCACAAAATTGGAGTAGATGTAAGCTGCACCACTGAACATTGGTAACACCAACCACATACAGAACAAAAGCTTTATGTATGGCCAAAATGGTAGCCTGCAAAATggcaaaaaattattaataattttgtttttagtcttaatatttttatacgcATGTATGAATTCGTGTATCATTATTATTACCAGGCAAGGATTCTCCAAAATGATAGCTCGAATATTGTAATTAAAGAGTAGATTATCCAATATGTAAGCCATTGTTGATCATCTAACATCGTTGGACTCTCTATTGCTCGTAACGATGCATACCTTCACATTCATTaagttaattaattatatggaTATAAACCATAATTGAacgtttaattaatttttggttttcgcTTACAAAGGATAGAGAAGCATAACTCCAGGCCTGCATGCACCAAAAACATGAAGATGTTTTAAGAATTTGACAAATTAATCTCgagttttaaaaaaacaatcttaTGAGAGAAGGTTTTGAATAAAAAACCTACCCAATTAGAGCATCAAAACGTTTTGCAATCACAATAATTACGCCCATCTCGTCTTTAAAGATCTTTTCTTCTCGTTTATCTCTTTGAACAAACGTCTTTAGCACTATGGCGTTGGATATATACACACAAAAGTTCGATTTGTTCAAGCAAGAATATTTCTGTAAGTAAAGGTAAATGGCCAGGTAAAGAATCTCTAGTCCATTGATAGGTTCCATGAACCTACTTCTTCTATGCtccaagaaaccaaaaaaaataagagtaaTTTTGGGTAAGTAGGGAAATCTAGAGTCTTGGGTTTAGTATAACACACTTTAAATTATATTGGTCAcatccaatattttttttaaacgagatTCTTTTCTTGGTGGacatgaattagtcatcaaGAACTTAAGCATTAATTACTGATACCAGACGTATTACAAAATTTGATAATCATATTTGGTCTGCAACTTTGTGAAATTTGGGTAATTCACTTGTCTACTCTGGAGTCTTATATAATCTCTTTTTCTTCACATGCATGGACATAGACTGTTTCATTACATTTAGTAATGATCACTAATTATCGTTttgtttgatagttttttttttgtcactgagCTAGTAAAATTAACATTTATACCATCTATCTTTCttacacaaatatatatattttcttttcataagtagttttatatttgataaataaacGAGCTAGTAAATAGTCACacaatatgaaattattttgtttcacACAATATGAAATTATGTTGTGCGGACAGAATGAGAGGGGAATATATCTGTTTTACAAGGATGACCAGTGATTATTAGATGGAGAATGATTTCAAACAACCAGGTATTTCTTACAGCCTtctaattataattttcatatgCTTAGAAATTCAGAGACCAATTATTCTCAGTTTTCCTATGGGTTAGATTGAGATTATCAATAAGTTAGCATCAGTCGTAATATTATAGATCAATAAGAAGAAGAACCTTGGATAAAAGAGAAACTTGGGATAGAGGTTTCCTAAACATGCTGTCTCCTCATAACCATGAACACTAACTCAATTCTCGTTAATGCAATTTCTGACATTATTAGTGAGCCATTTAAAGAGATATCTATTCATTGGTTGGTAGAACTTGGGGTTTGAAATTTGAATGCACGGAGACCATCTTGCAATATTTACTCCACGAGTTTATTACAGTAACACCACAACGCACCATTCCTCTCATGTACTGTACTGCCCCTTTAATGCTAGTATATCTTAATGTTTGGTCTTTATCTATCTCATGGACTTGTCTTTTTGTGGAAATTCATCAAGTTGTGAGACACATTACTTATGCCTGATTATAAGAAAATGTTCACGAAGATTTTAATGGAGCAGTTATGACAATGTGTTGCTCTGTAGGCATGTCAATATGAGACACTTTACCTTGGTCTATGTATGATAAGTATGAAGTATGTTGAATCTCTTTCTGACAAGTCTCTTTTGATATTAATGTTGATGGTCCTAGTACTATGTTAGTTTTATTTGCATTTCTTTGTTAGCTCTTCAACTGTGGTTAAGAAACAAGGAGGACTAATAAATAGTAGTACTACTATTTAAGAtcaagaaattttaaaacaacatcaAATATAAAAGGAGTATCCATCATAAATATTACTAGCTAGAAGCTATAGGATACTTAAAAACTCTAATGAGCACACACGCTGCATAGGATAATTAATCAAGATTGTTTTAATGCAAACCAACAAACGACTGAGATAAATGAGAAACTCTCTTGTTTCTAGTTTCTAGGCTTTAGACGACCTTCATTAGCAAGCTTGAAGGTATGGGCCTGCTTAGTTGCTGCCTTGGTTGAGGAAAGTCCTGCCACAAAGTGGTCTCTGACTTGAGGGGTCGTGAGAGGGAACTTGTTGTTGACCATGGAGTTTAACCAAGACGCTGTGCCTTCACGGTAGAGAGCTCCAATGGCATCGGT
Protein-coding regions in this window:
- the LOC106394819 gene encoding HVA22-like protein f, which translates into the protein MEPINGLEILYLAIYLYLQKYSCLNKSNFCVYISNAIVLKTFVQRDKREEKIFKDEMGVIIVIAKRFDALIGPGVMLLYPLYASLRAIESPTMLDDQQWLTYWIIYSLITIFELSFWRILAWLPFWPYIKLLFCMWLVLPMFSGAAYIYSNFVRKYAKIGMNVGGGTNYTDEQRRVLQMMSLDARKSVQDYVDRFGWDSVEKAIKAAERETKKH